In the genome of Desulfovibrio sp. JC022, the window ATCCCCGGTTAAGGCGACCACAATGCCGAACACATCCCCGAACTCATCGTTGACCACAGGCTCGTAAGCTTCGGCAGGCAGAGTCTTCTTGGCATCAAGCACCTTGTTGCGCAGACGCTGCCAGATGGGAGTCATATCTTTCTGATTTTCCTGAAATTCGACTTCAATAATCGAAAGACCGGTCATGGATTGGGATTTGACGTTTTTGATCACGTCGATTTCCCTGATCTTTTCTTCCAGCTTATCAGTAACCAGTTCCTCCACCCTTTGCGGGGAAGCACCGGGAAAAACCGTGCTGATTACTGCGGTACGAATTGTAAAATCAGGATCTTCAGATTTTGCAATACTGAAAAAGGTGGAAACACCCGCAAAGGCAATCAGCACAAAAAGCGCAATGGAAGTCCTGTTGTTTTCTATGCACCATCTGGCAAGGTTCACGACAGCCCCCCGACATTGCGGACCTTCAAACCGTCCTTAAGGGAATGGACACCACGGGTGACAACAACTTCTCCGGACTTAAGGCCATTTTTGATCAGAACGCCCTTGGATGAAATATTCCCAACTTCAACATCACGACGCTTGACCACCGAACCATCTTCAACAATCCAGACATGCTTGCTACCGTCGGGGTTGCCCACAATTGCCGAAGGAGCCACAAAAATATTTACATTGGTACCGGCAGAGCGGCCCGCAAATCTCACATTTCCGGACATACCGCTGCGGACAAGTTTCTCGGAATTATCAAGATACACCTTGACCGGGTATGAAGAACCTTCGTTGGTTCCGATACCCACTTCCATGATCACGCCCTTCATTACCTTTCCGGGCAGGGCATCAAAAGTAACCTGAACGTTCTCACCCTCTCTGACCGATGAAATAAGCGTATCAGGCAGGGATATATACATCTTCATCTGTTTACCGGCATTAAAGCCGATAACCTTCTGGCCGGACTGCACGTTCTGGTGCACATTCACGGCAACCGCACCGACCCAGCCGTCAAAGGGAGCCTTGAGTGTGGTATAGCGCAGACGTTTGCGGGCAATATCAAGTTTCTTAGCTGAAGCGTTAAGCTGGGCTTGATATGATTTAAAATCCGCATCAGACTGATCAAGCTCGGACTTGGAAACAACCTTGCGCTCGAAAAGCTGGCTGACACGCTTTACGTCTGCCTTGGCACGAACATAATTTGCGCGGACCTGCTCCAGATTAGACTCAGCCTGACGAACCTCAAGCTCGTAATCAGCAGGATCAAGGCGGGCAATAACCTCACCGGCACGGAATTTACGGCCAATCTGGTCACCGGGAAAAGAAGTTATCTTTCCGCCCACGCGAAAGGATAGGTCGGACTGCAAAGCATCCTCGGCAGTACCGGAGAAAACCCACAGCCTGCCGGAAACTCCTTCTCCGACCTGCATGGTCTTTACCGGACGCAGAATCTCCTGCACCGGAGCGGGCTTTTCCTTGCACCCGGTTAAGGCAAAACCGAGTACCAACATTGAAATAATTATTAATCTTTTCATTATAATATCCCCTTAACAGCAGATAAACGCCACAACCCTTCTGGACAGGATTTCTATAAGTTCTTCAATTCGCTCCGGGGTCATTTCATCCCAGCCCACCCGGTCAGTAAAAGCCTTGGCCCTCACAAACTTAAGCACCATGCCGATAAATGCGGTACCCACTGCCATAATTTCAGTGTGGGTCGTTCCTTCGGGCATAGCGGCCTCAAGCAAGATATTCTGGGCATTTATAGCCGGTTCAAAAAACTCTTTATCCAACATGGGATAAACTTCGCTGGGGGCGGCCATTTCACGGTTGATGAGCATGATTCCCCAAATGGTGATCGGATCAGCGAGAATTCCCTCCATATGAGAACGAAAAAACCAGGCCACCATCTCTTCCTTGGATATTTCACCTGCTTTATAGCGTTCAACCTGCTCCTGAGTGACATCTACGCTGGGCATGAATTCATCGCGAAAGCGGATGATCTCCTTTAATACAGCTTCGTAAAGACCCTGTTTACCGCCGAAATGATAACCGACAGTAGCCAGATTAACTTCCGCTTCAGAAGCAAGACTGCGCATGCTCACGCCGTTGAATCCGTTCATGGCAAAAAGCCGCAGACCTACTTCAATAAGCTTCTCGCGGGTCTCTTCGCCACGGGCCTTGTTTGTTTTTCCTTTAGGATGAACCGTCATATTTAAACCTCTCAATTGAGAATTTCTCATTCTTTCTGATTTGAGAATTAAACACTGCTTCACATAAAGTCAAACGTTTGTTTAAAAACTTTGTTTAAAAGAAGCGTTTAAAATTTCTGTTTGCAAATTTCAGCTGTAATTAAAATGAGTTAAGTAAACAACAAGACACAAGACTTCCCATTTATTTAAAAATAACCTAAGAATCTCACGATTAAATCCTCAAACGGCCGAACCGACAGGAAATCAACATGAAAGCATTACTGGTCATTGATATGCAGAAAGCATTGTTTGCTGCGGGAAACCGCTATGACGCAGACGGGGTAATCAGCAGGATAAATTTGCTTATAGAAAAAGCACGGGAAACAAAAATTCCGTTAATATTTATTCGTCATAACAGCGATGAAGATGAACTCTCGATAAACTCCGAAGGATGGCAAATACTGGATGAACTGGATTTCAGGAAGACAGATATAAGAGTTGAAAAGACCTGCTGCGATTCATTCTGCAACACTGATCTTGCAGAAAAATTAACTGACGCAGATGCAGACGAGTTAATCATCACCGGATGCTGCACGGATTTCTGCATCGACTCCACCGTCAGACAGGCCTCAAGCATGGGCTACAAAGTGATTGTAGCTTCCGACGCACACACCACAGCAGACAAGCCTTACCTTGACGCTGAAACGATTATCAAACACCACAACTTCGTCTGGTCTGAATTATACAGCCCGCATCCCATTGAGGTACTGCCCACCGAAAATATTCTTGAAGAAATATAATTCAGACAAAAAAATCCCGCAGAACTCAGTTCAGCGGGATTTTTTTTGTTGAAATAGGCGAAGCCTTAATAGAAGGTTTTGGGATTCTTGAACCCTTTTGCAAAAGGGTTTAAGCCGCCGGCGAAATCAGCTCAATCGTGTCGCTTCCAGCACATTCTCAATGGTCTTAAGCTTGTTCAAAGAACGGTGCAGATGCCCGAGGTCGGTGACTTCCACGGTGAATTCCAACACGGAACTCCCATCAAGATCAGACTTGAATTCACCGGAATCAATATTCACATCCATCTCTGTAAGCACGGTACAGATTTTTGCCAGCATACCTTTGCTGTTACGGCAACGGATGCGGATCTGAGCCGGATGCTGGGATTCTTCCTGACCTCCGGTCCATGAAACATTGAGCAGCCTTTCTTCTTCAAGATTCTTGATATTGGGACAGGTTGCAGAATGGATAACCACCCCACGCCCACGGCTGATGTAACCGATGATAGGCTCACCCGGAAGCGGAGTACAGCAACCCGCAAAGCGAATCAGGACATTGTCCACACCTTCAATATCAATGGAACTTGCCGCGCCCTTGCTCTTGTCTTCTTCGGCCTCATGATGCTGTTCCGGTTTGTGCTCTTCTTCAGTACCTTCAATTTCATTGATAACAGCATAAAGACGCCCCAGAACCTTGCGCGGGGTAATCCTTGAGTAGCCGATATTGGAAAGCAGGTCATCCACGTGACCGAAATTGAACTCATCGGCAAGCATGACGAAGTAACCGTCTTTCATAGCCTTAGCCACATTAAGATTCATGCGGCGGCCTTCCTTCTCAAGCATTTCCTTGGCAAGGATAATAGAGCGGGTCCGCTCCTCAGTCCGGATATAATGCTTAATGCGGGTCCGGGCCTTGGCTGTTTTTACAAACTTAAGCCAGTCGCGGCTGGGCTTGCGCTTCTTATCTGTAAAGACCTCAATGGTATCACCGTTTTTAAGCACAGAGTTAAGCTGGACCATACGCCCGTTGACTTTGGCCCCGGTGCAGTGGTTACCGACCTCGGTATGAATAGAATAAGCAAAATCAACCGGGGTGGCACCATCGGGCAGCTCTTTAATCTCCCCTGCCGGAGTAAAAACATAGACCTCGTCGTTGAAAAGATCGAAACGGAGCGAAGCCATGAACTCGCGGGGATCTTCAAGTTCCCGCTGCCAATCCATGATCTGACGCAGCCATGAAAAACGTTCGGCATCACGGTTCTGCTTGGCATCGCTTTTACCGGATTCTTTGTACTGCCAATGGGCGGCAACACCGTATTCCGCCACCTGCTGCATCTCTTCGGTCCTGATCTGGATCTCGATGCGCTCCCCTTCCGGTCCGATAACCGTGGTGTGCAGGGACTGGTACATGTTGGCTTTAGGAATGGAAATATAGTCCTTGAATTTACCGGATACCGGCTTCCACATGGAATGGACCAGACCGAGCACGGAATAACAGTCCTTCACAGAATCCACGATTACCCGGAAAGCGATAATATCATGAACCTGATCAAGACTCAGATTCTGACGCTGCATCTTCTTATGGATGCTGTATTTATGCTTGGTACGCCCGTAAATGGTTCCCTTAAGCTCGTTGTTATCAAGGATCCCGTTCAACAGCCCGATGACATTATCCACATATTCTTTGCCGATGGTATGCTGGCGTTCCAGCCCGTCGGTAATATCCTGATAAACATCAGGCTTAAGATAAAAAAGACAGAGATCTTCAAGATCACGCTTAACCATGTACAGCCCCAGCCTGTTGGCAAGGGGGGAATAAATGTCCATGGTTTCCTGCGCAATAAGCAGCTGCTTGTAATTCTTCTGGAAATCAAGGGTACGCATGTTATGCAGACGGTCGGCAAGTTTAACCATGAGTACACGGATATCCTCAGCCATGGCCAGAATCATCTTACGGATATTCTCAGCCTTGGCGATGGCCTTGGATTCAAAATCCATCATGCTGATCTTGGTCACACCGTCAACAATATCAGCCACCTCTTCCCCGAAAAGATCGGCGATTTCATCAATGGTGGTGTCGGTATCTTCGACTGTATCATGCAGCAGCCCTGCGGCGACAGTAGGCTCATCAAGACGCATGTCAGCCAGAATCTTGGCAACGTGCAGCGGATGGGCAAGGTAAGGTTCGCCGGAAAGACGCACCTGCCCCTCATGTGCTCTTGCGGAAAAAACGTAAGCCCTCTGGATCAGGTCCAGATCAGGATCATCAATATAGGAACTGACAACGTCAGTGATTTCGTTAATGCGTATCATAATTACTGCTGTAAACTCGGTTTCTTCTGTAACGGTGCAGGAATCCACCACTCGTTGGCATTATAACCCAGCCCTGCGGGCTCCACTTTCAATCCCTTGATTCTACTGCTGAAAATAGGCAGGGACATGGGCACATAAAGGAAACAGTAGGGCTGCTCTTCATGCATTATCTCCTGAATGCGGTCATAAATAACCTTGCGCTCCTTCTGGTCCAGAGTGGAACGCCCCTTTTCAAGCAGCTCGTCAAGTTCGCTGTTCTTGTACTTGATGAAATTCAGCCCGCCGGCAACGGCTTTGGATGAATGCCAGACTGTATAACTATCAGGATCTTGTAAAATATTCCAACTGAGAAGAGTTGCATCAAAACGGCCCTTTAAAATAAAATCTTTAAGAAAAGCCGCCCACTCCACAGTCCTGATCTTAACTTCAATTCCGATCCCCTTCAAACGATTCTGAATAATTGTTGCAGCCTTAATACGCAAGGAATTTCCCTGATTAGTAATAATAGTAAATGAAAACGGCTTACCTTCACGGTCAATTACTGCGTCTCCGTCACTATCCCACCAGCCCGCTTCCTTGAGCAGTTGCTTTGCTTTCTCCGGCTGATATCCGTAAGGTTTTAGTTTGTCATTATAGACCCATGTTCCCGGCTTGTAAGGCCCCATGGCCGGATAGCCCATTCCAAGCAACACGCCTTTAACAATCTCTTCTTTGTCAATTGCATAATTAATTGCCCGGCGGACCCGCACATCCTTAAAAAAGGGACTTTCCATGTTAAAACC includes:
- a CDS encoding efflux RND transporter periplasmic adaptor subunit produces the protein MKRLIIISMLVLGFALTGCKEKPAPVQEILRPVKTMQVGEGVSGRLWVFSGTAEDALQSDLSFRVGGKITSFPGDQIGRKFRAGEVIARLDPADYELEVRQAESNLEQVRANYVRAKADVKRVSQLFERKVVSKSELDQSDADFKSYQAQLNASAKKLDIARKRLRYTTLKAPFDGWVGAVAVNVHQNVQSGQKVIGFNAGKQMKMYISLPDTLISSVREGENVQVTFDALPGKVMKGVIMEVGIGTNEGSSYPVKVYLDNSEKLVRSGMSGNVRFAGRSAGTNVNIFVAPSAIVGNPDGSKHVWIVEDGSVVKRRDVEVGNISSKGVLIKNGLKSGEVVVTRGVHSLKDGLKVRNVGGLS
- a CDS encoding CerR family C-terminal domain-containing protein, translated to MTVHPKGKTNKARGEETREKLIEVGLRLFAMNGFNGVSMRSLASEAEVNLATVGYHFGGKQGLYEAVLKEIIRFRDEFMPSVDVTQEQVERYKAGEISKEEMVAWFFRSHMEGILADPITIWGIMLINREMAAPSEVYPMLDKEFFEPAINAQNILLEAAMPEGTTHTEIMAVGTAFIGMVLKFVRAKAFTDRVGWDEMTPERIEELIEILSRRVVAFICC
- a CDS encoding cysteine hydrolase family protein, which translates into the protein MKALLVIDMQKALFAAGNRYDADGVISRINLLIEKARETKIPLIFIRHNSDEDELSINSEGWQILDELDFRKTDIRVEKTCCDSFCNTDLAEKLTDADADELIITGCCTDFCIDSTVRQASSMGYKVIVASDAHTTADKPYLDAETIIKHHNFVWSELYSPHPIEVLPTENILEEI
- a CDS encoding bifunctional (p)ppGpp synthetase/guanosine-3',5'-bis(diphosphate) 3'-pyrophosphohydrolase, which translates into the protein MIRINEITDVVSSYIDDPDLDLIQRAYVFSARAHEGQVRLSGEPYLAHPLHVAKILADMRLDEPTVAAGLLHDTVEDTDTTIDEIADLFGEEVADIVDGVTKISMMDFESKAIAKAENIRKMILAMAEDIRVLMVKLADRLHNMRTLDFQKNYKQLLIAQETMDIYSPLANRLGLYMVKRDLEDLCLFYLKPDVYQDITDGLERQHTIGKEYVDNVIGLLNGILDNNELKGTIYGRTKHKYSIHKKMQRQNLSLDQVHDIIAFRVIVDSVKDCYSVLGLVHSMWKPVSGKFKDYISIPKANMYQSLHTTVIGPEGERIEIQIRTEEMQQVAEYGVAAHWQYKESGKSDAKQNRDAERFSWLRQIMDWQRELEDPREFMASLRFDLFNDEVYVFTPAGEIKELPDGATPVDFAYSIHTEVGNHCTGAKVNGRMVQLNSVLKNGDTIEVFTDKKRKPSRDWLKFVKTAKARTRIKHYIRTEERTRSIILAKEMLEKEGRRMNLNVAKAMKDGYFVMLADEFNFGHVDDLLSNIGYSRITPRKVLGRLYAVINEIEGTEEEHKPEQHHEAEEDKSKGAASSIDIEGVDNVLIRFAGCCTPLPGEPIIGYISRGRGVVIHSATCPNIKNLEEERLLNVSWTGGQEESQHPAQIRIRCRNSKGMLAKICTVLTEMDVNIDSGEFKSDLDGSSVLEFTVEVTDLGHLHRSLNKLKTIENVLEATRLS